A section of the Apodemus sylvaticus chromosome 10, mApoSyl1.1, whole genome shotgun sequence genome encodes:
- the Elac2 gene encoding zinc phosphodiesterase ELAC protein 2 isoform X2 has product MHWSNVGGLCGMILTLKETGLPKCVLSGPPQLEKYLEAIKIFSGPLKGIDLAVRPHSAPEYKDETMTVYQVPIHSERKCGKPQSSQSPRRSPNRLSPKQSSLDSGSAENGQCPPEGNSAGVNGKAWGRDPSLVVAFVCKLHLKKGNFLVLKAKELGLPVGTAAIAPIIAAVKDGKSITYEGREIAAEELCTPPDPGLVFIVVECPDEGFILPICENDTFKRYQGEADAPVALVVHIAPESVLIDSRYQQWMERFGPDTQHLILNENCPSVHNLRSHKIQTQLSLIHPDIFPQLTSFYSKEEGSAFSMPVVRGECLLKYQLRPKREWQRDTTLNCNTDEFIAEALELPNFQETVEEYRKNMQENPAPAEKRSQYPEIVFLGTGSAIPMKIRNVSSTLVNLSPDKSVLLDCGEGTFGQLCRHYGQQIDRVLCNLTAVFVSHLHADHHTGLLNILLQRERALASLGKPFQPLLVVAPTQLRAWLQQYHNQCQEILHHISMIPAKFLQKGAEVSNPPVERLISLLLETCDLEEFQTCLVRHCKHAFGCALVHSSGWKVVYSGDTMPCEALVQMGKDATLLIHEATLEDGLEEEAVEKTHSTTSQAINVGMQMNAEFIMLNHFSQRYAKIPLFSPDFNEKVGIAFDHMKVCFGDFPTVPKLIPPLKALFADDIEEMVERREKRELRLVRAALLTQQADSPGDREPQQKRAHTEEPHSPQSKKESVGSTLETRT; this is encoded by the exons GAGAAATATCTAGAAGCAatcaaaatattttctggtccATTGAAAGGAATAGACCTGG CTGTGAGGCCTCACTCTGCACCAGAATACAAGGATGAGACCATGACTGTTTACCAGGTCCCTATCCACA gtgaacGGAAGTGTGGAAAGCCACAGTCATCCCAGAGCCCCAGAAGATCTCCCAACAGACTCAGTCCCAAACAGTCATCGTTGGACTCTGGCTCGGCTGAGAATGGGCAGTGTCCTCCCGAGGGCAACAGTGCAG GTGTCAACGGGAAAGCATGGGGCAGGGATCCCTCCTTAGTAGTAGCTTTTGTCTGCAAG CTTCACTTGAAGAAAGGAAACTTCTTGGTGCTTAAAGCAAAGGAGCTGGGCCTTCCTGT TGGGACGGCTGCCATTGCACCCATCATTGCTGCTGTCAAGGACGGGAAGAGTATCACTTATGAAGGAAGGGAG ATTGCTGCTGAAGAGCTTTGTACACCCCCAGATCCTGGTCTCGTATTCATTGTGGTAGAATGTCCCGATGAAGGATTCATCCTGCCCATCTGTGAGAATGACACCTTTAAAAG GTACCAGGGAGAGGCTGATGCACCTGTGGCACTGGTAGTCCACATAGCCCCAGAATCTGTACTCATTGACAGCCGCTACCAGCAGTGGATGGAGAG GTTTGGGCCTGACACTCAGCACCTGATTCTGAATGAGAATTGCCCCTCAGTCCACAACCTGCGCAGCCACAAGATTCAGACCCAGCTCAGCCTCATCCATCCTGACATCTTCCCCCAGCTCACCAGCTTCTATAGTAAG GAGGAAGGTTCAGCCTTCAGTATGCCAGTAGTTCGGGGTGAATGCCTCCTCAAGTATCAGCTCCGCCCCAAGAGAGAGTGGCAGAG GGATACCACACTCAACTGCAATACTGATGAATTCATAGCTGAGGCCTTGGAGCTCCCCAATTTTCAGGAGACTGTGGAGGAGTATAGGAAGAACATGCAGGAAAACCCAGCCCCAGCAG AGAAAAGAAGTCAGTATCCTGAAATTGTCTTCCTGGGTACGGGGTCTGCCATCCCAATGAAGATCCGAAATGTCAGTTCCACACTTGTCAACCTAAG CCCTGACAAGTCTGTGCTGCTGGATTGTGGAGAAGGCACTTTTGGGCAGTTGTGCCGCCATTATGGACAGCAAATAGACAGAGTCTTATGCAACCTCACTGCTGTGTTTGTGTCGCACCTGCACGCGGACCACCACACG GGCTTACTGAATATCTTGCTGCAGCGAGAGCGTGCGTTG GCATCTCTGGGGAAACCTTTCCAGCCCTTGCTAGTGGTAGCCCCTACCCAGCTCAGAGCCTGGCTGCAGCAGTATCACAACCAGTGCCAGGAGATTCTGCACCACATCAG tATGATTCCTGCCAAATTCCTTCAGAAAGGAGCAGAGGTCTCCAATCCCCCAGTGGAAAGGCTGATCAGCTTGCTGTTGGAAACATGTGACTTAGAAGAA TTTCAGACCTGCCTGGTACGGCACTGCAAGCATGCCTTTGGCTGTGCGCTGGTACATTCATCTGGTTGGAAAGTTGTCTACTCGGGGGATACTATGCCCTGTGAGGCTCTGGTCCAGATGG GGAAAGATGCCACCCTCCTGATACATGAAGCCACTCTGGAGGATGGCTTGGAAGAGGAAGCAGTCGAGAAGACACACAG CACCACCTCCCAGGCTATTAACGTGGGGATGCAGATGAATGCTGAGTTCATCATGCTGAACCACTTCAGTCAGCGCTATGCCAAGATCCCCCTTTTCAGCCCTGACTTCAATGAGAAAGTTGGCATCGCCTTTGACCACATGAAG GTCTGCTTTGGAGACTTCCCAACAGTGCCCAAGTTGATTCCCCCACTGAAAGCcctgtttgcagatgacattgAAGAGATGGTGGAACGCAGGGAGAAGAGGGAGCTAAGGCTGGTGCGAGCAGCCCTCCTGACCCAGCAGGCGGACAGCCCAGGGGACAGAGAACCCCAGCAGAAGCGGGCCCACACAGAAGAACCACACAGCCCGCAGAGCAAGAAG GAGAGTGTGGGAAGCACTTTAGAAACTCGAACGTGA
- the Elac2 gene encoding zinc phosphodiesterase ELAC protein 2 isoform X3: MRIAPQSTTCAATRFRPSSASSILTSSPSSPASIEEGSAFSMPVVRGECLLKYQLRPKREWQRDTTLNCNTDEFIAEALELPNFQETVEEYRKNMQENPAPAEKRSQYPEIVFLGTGSAIPMKIRNVSSTLVNLSPDKSVLLDCGEGTFGQLCRHYGQQIDRVLCNLTAVFVSHLHADHHTGLLNILLQRERALASLGKPFQPLLVVAPTQLRAWLQQYHNQCQEILHHISMIPAKFLQKGAEVSNPPVERLISLLLETCDLEEFQTCLVRHCKHAFGCALVHSSGWKVVYSGDTMPCEALVQMGKDATLLIHEATLEDGLEEEAVEKTHSTTSQAINVGMQMNAEFIMLNHFSQRYAKIPLFSPDFNEKVGIAFDHMKVCFGDFPTVPKLIPPLKALFADDIEEMVERREKRELRLVRAALLTQQADSPGDREPQQKRAHTEEPHSPQSKKVRAQ; the protein is encoded by the exons ATGAGAATTGCCCCTCAGTCCACAACCTGCGCAGCCACAAGATTCAGACCCAGCTCAGCCTCATCCATCCTGACATCTTCCCCCAGCTCACCAGCTTCTATA GAGGAAGGTTCAGCCTTCAGTATGCCAGTAGTTCGGGGTGAATGCCTCCTCAAGTATCAGCTCCGCCCCAAGAGAGAGTGGCAGAG GGATACCACACTCAACTGCAATACTGATGAATTCATAGCTGAGGCCTTGGAGCTCCCCAATTTTCAGGAGACTGTGGAGGAGTATAGGAAGAACATGCAGGAAAACCCAGCCCCAGCAG AGAAAAGAAGTCAGTATCCTGAAATTGTCTTCCTGGGTACGGGGTCTGCCATCCCAATGAAGATCCGAAATGTCAGTTCCACACTTGTCAACCTAAG CCCTGACAAGTCTGTGCTGCTGGATTGTGGAGAAGGCACTTTTGGGCAGTTGTGCCGCCATTATGGACAGCAAATAGACAGAGTCTTATGCAACCTCACTGCTGTGTTTGTGTCGCACCTGCACGCGGACCACCACACG GGCTTACTGAATATCTTGCTGCAGCGAGAGCGTGCGTTG GCATCTCTGGGGAAACCTTTCCAGCCCTTGCTAGTGGTAGCCCCTACCCAGCTCAGAGCCTGGCTGCAGCAGTATCACAACCAGTGCCAGGAGATTCTGCACCACATCAG tATGATTCCTGCCAAATTCCTTCAGAAAGGAGCAGAGGTCTCCAATCCCCCAGTGGAAAGGCTGATCAGCTTGCTGTTGGAAACATGTGACTTAGAAGAA TTTCAGACCTGCCTGGTACGGCACTGCAAGCATGCCTTTGGCTGTGCGCTGGTACATTCATCTGGTTGGAAAGTTGTCTACTCGGGGGATACTATGCCCTGTGAGGCTCTGGTCCAGATGG GGAAAGATGCCACCCTCCTGATACATGAAGCCACTCTGGAGGATGGCTTGGAAGAGGAAGCAGTCGAGAAGACACACAG CACCACCTCCCAGGCTATTAACGTGGGGATGCAGATGAATGCTGAGTTCATCATGCTGAACCACTTCAGTCAGCGCTATGCCAAGATCCCCCTTTTCAGCCCTGACTTCAATGAGAAAGTTGGCATCGCCTTTGACCACATGAAG GTCTGCTTTGGAGACTTCCCAACAGTGCCCAAGTTGATTCCCCCACTGAAAGCcctgtttgcagatgacattgAAGAGATGGTGGAACGCAGGGAGAAGAGGGAGCTAAGGCTGGTGCGAGCAGCCCTCCTGACCCAGCAGGCGGACAGCCCAGGGGACAGAGAACCCCAGCAGAAGCGGGCCCACACAGAAGAACCACACAGCCCGCAGAGCAAGAAGGTCAGAGCCCAGTGA